Genomic DNA from Novosphingobium sp. TH158:
GCACGTGCCGGCTGGGCGATGCCGCACAAGAGCATCAACTCCGGCTTCATGACCAGTTGCTTCATCGACGTGCCCGAACTGGGGCACTACCTTGAATACATCATGCCCGAACCTGCGGGCCTCGAATTCTTCCAGAACGTCACAAGGAACTGAAAATGCCCGTCAGCTTCGATTTTTCCGGCAAGGTTGCCATCGTCACCGGCGGCGGATCGGGCATTGGCGAGGCAACGGCCATCGCACTGCTCAAGGCCGGGGCCAAGGTCGCCATTGCCGGGCGCAAGGCGGACCGGCTGGAGGCCGCCGCAGCAGCGATGCGCGAGACGACGGGAGGCGAGGTGTTCTGCTTTGCCACCGACGTGCGCGTGCAGGAACAGTGCCAGGCCCTGATCGAGGCGGTGGTTGCCCACTTCGGCCGGCTGGACGTGCTGATCAACAATGCCGGCGGCGCACGCCACGCCGCGCTGCGCACCGCTCCGGTCGAGAGCTGGCGGCAGGATATGGCGCTCAACCTCGACAGCGCATTCTTCTGTTCGCAGTCCGCCTATCCGCACCTCAAGGCGGCAGCGGCAGAGAACGGGCAGGCAGCGATCGTCAACATCTCCTCGATGGCGGGCAACGGCGGCACCATGGGCTGCGGCGGCTATTCCGCGGCCAAGGCCGGGCTGCAGATGCTGACCCGCGTTGCCGCCGCCGAATGGGGGCCCAAGGGCATCCGGGTCAACGCGGTTGCCGCCGGGATGATTGCAACGCCGCTGGCCCGCGCCAACTGGGCCAAGACCGGCTTCGACGCTGCCTCGGCCACCACGGCCTTCCCGCTGCGCCGCCCCGGCGAGCCGGAAGAAGTGGCACGCACCGTGCTGTTCATGGCCAGCGATGCCGCCAGCTATATCACCGGCGAAACGCTGATCTGCGGCGGCGGTCCGACCATCAAGGGCATGATCGATACCGATGACTGATCCCCTCTCCCCGCCAGCACGCTTCGCGGGAAGCGAAGCACAGCTTCACGAAGCCGCCGCCGCGCTGATCGATGGCTGGTCCGATTTCGGCGCGGGCGATTACCTGCGCGGGCTCGACGTGCTGCTCCACTCGATGGACTACGACCCCCGGTGGAGCGCCGAGGGGCGCCAGCGCGGCTGGATGACCATGGCCAACGTGCTCGCCGCGCGCGGCCATGCCATCCGGTCCATGGCGCAGACGCCGGGGTGGGATTCCCATGCCATCAAGGCGCCGATCATCATCACCGGCGTACCGCGCACCGGCACCACCGCGCTGCACAAGCTGCTGGCGGTCGATCCGCAGTTCCAGGGGCTGCAGACGTGGATCACCGGCGCCCCGCAGCCACGCCCCCCGCGCGACAGCTGGGAGGCCAACCCGCGTTTCCAGCGATCCGTGGCCGAGCTTGAGGCACGCCATCGCGAAAAGCCCGCCGCGCTGGCCGCCCACGCCATGGCGGCCGAGGAGGTGGACGAATGCTGCCTGATCCTGCGGCAGGGGTTCGTCTCCAACCTGTATACCTGCGGCTGGTCGGCCCAGTCGTATGACCTGTGGCGGCGCGAGGCGAGCGAGGCGCATTGCTATGCTCATTTCGAGCGCGTGCTGCGGCTGGTTGGCAGCAATGAACCGGACAAGCGCTGGCTGCTGAAGAACCCCGGCCATGTCGAGAACCTCGATGCCCTGTTCGCGCAGTTCCCCGATGCGAAGGTGATCCACACGCACCGCGATCCGGCCAAAGCGATCCCCTCGCTCTGTGCCCTGCTGATCGGCAACCACAGCCTGTTCGAGGAAGGCCGCGTGGAAGAGCGCGCCTGGCAGATGGGCCTTGCCGAGACCGAAAAGTGGGCACGCGCCATCCGCCGGGCGGAACCGGTGCGACAGGCCCATGCCGGGCAGGTGCTCGACGTGGTCCACACCGATTTCCACGGCGACCCGATGGGAACGGTAGAGCGCATCTACGCCTTTGCCGGCCTCGAACTCTCCGATCAGGTGCGCGCCGACATGGCCGTGCGGATCGAGGAAAAGCCGGAGCTGGCTCACGGTCCGCACCGCTACTCGCTTGAGGATTTCGGCCTTTCCGCCGGTCTCGTGCGCGAAGCCTTCGGCGATTACGTTGCGCGTTTCGACCTGATGGAGAAGCGCGCATGAAGGCCGCGGTCTATGCCGGCAAGGGCGGCGCGATCACCATCGAAGAACTGCCCGATCCGGTCCCCGGCGATGGCGAGCTGGTCATCCGGGTCCAGCGCTGCGGCATCTGCGGCACCGACCTGTCGATGACAAAGGGCGAGATGTTCGATTTCCCCGCCGGCCAGTTCGGTCACGAATTCGCCGGGGAAGTGGTCGCGCTGGGCAAGGGTGTGGAAGGCTTCCGTCTGGGCCAGAAGCTGGCGGTAAACCCATCGGGCGCCTGCGGCCACTGCATTGGCTGCGCCGGCCACAACCATGTGATGTGCCGCGAGGCACCAAGCTTTGCCCAGGGCTTTGCCGAATATGCCCGCCTGCCCGCCAGCCTGGCCGTCCCCCTGCCCGATACGCTTTCGCTGGCGGACGGCGCGCTGATCGAGCCGCTCGCGGTGAGCCTTTACGGAGTGCGCCGGTCGGGCATGAAGCCGGGTGCGCGCGTGGTGGTTCTGGGCGGCGGCACGGTGGCGCTTTACGCGATCTACTGGGCGCTTGCGCTGGGGGCCGGCAAGGTGGTTGCCCTCTCCCGCTCCGAGCGCCGCCGCGACCTGTGCCTGGCCATGGGCGCCGATGCCTTCGTGCCTTTCGGCGCGAACGAGGTGGGCGAGACGATCGAGGCGCTGGGCGGACCGGCCGACCTGGTGTTCGAATGCGTCGGCGCGGAAGGCATGATGATGAAGGCCATCCAGCACGCCTCGGTCTATGGCAAGGTGGTGAGCCTGGGCTTCTGCACCAAGCCCGATCCGCTGATCCCCGCGCTGGCGGCCTACAAGTGCGCAACGATCCAGTTCCTCGTCGGCTATGGCATGGACGAATTCCTCACCATCGCGCGCGATATCGACAAGGGCCATGTGGACCCCAAGGCGATCATCACCGATACGGTTCCGCTGGCCGCCCTGCCGCAAACCATGGACATGCTGCGCGGCCCGAATAACGAGACCAAGGTCCACGTGCTGTGCTGAAGGAGCAGGGGGAATGAGCGACGCGGAAGACAAGGGCCTTGCCCTGTTTGCGGAAATCTACGGCCAGGAAGCCGCTGACGGCACGCGCGAGTGGTACCGCAAGGGTGAAGGCTTCGGCGTCGAGCAGGGCCGTTGGACAATGGAATGGGCCTTCGGCTCGGTCTGGACACGCGAGGGCCTTGATCGCCGGTCGCGCTCTTGCGCCGTGCTGGGCATGCTCATCGGCCAAGGCGCCTCGGAAGAAATCCGCTATCACACCCGGATGGGCCTGAAGAATGGCCTGACCCGCACCGAAATCGAGGAAATCTTCTACTCCGCGATCCCCTATGCCGGCTTTCCCAAGGCGGCCACCGCCAAGCGGGCCATGCTGCTGGGCTTCGAGGATTACGACAAACAGGAGAATGAACAGTGAGCGCAAACCTTGCCAATGACCTTGCCGGACTGGGCTATCGCGGCAAGACCTGCGTCGTTACCGGCGGCGCATCGGGCATGGGCGAACAGGTCGCCCGCATCCTTGGCGAGCTGGGCGCGAAGGTCCACATCGTCGATATTGCCGAGCCCAAGGTGCCCTGCGAAAGCTACACCGCTCTCGACCTGTCGGACTTCGATGCGGTGCGCGCGGCGGCGGAAAAGCTGAAGGCGCTCGCCCCCATCCACTTCCTGTTCCCCTGCGCCGGACTGCCGCCGATGGTGAAAGGCCCGCTCTATTGCATGCGGGTGAACTATGTCGGCACGCGGCTCTTCGTCGAAAGCCTGCTTCCGGCGCTGGAAGACGGCGCGGGCATCGCGCTGATTTCCTCCGACGCGGCGATGGGCTGGATGAAGAACCTGGCCCAGAGCCTCGAGATGCTGGCGATTTCCGATCCGGACGAAGCCATCGCCTGGGTAGAGGCCGACCCCGAAAAGCGCCTGCGCGACGGATACACCACTTCCAAGGAAATGCTGGTGGTGTGGACCGCCAATGCGGCGGTCAAGCTCGGGCTGGATCGCCGCATCCGCCTCAACTGCATCGGCCCCTGTCCCACCCGCACCGCCTTCATGGACGTGCAGGAAACGGCATTGCCCGATGGCTTCCTCGACAAGTGGCCCTACCCCTCGCTTGGCCGCATGGCCACGGCGGAAGACCAGGCCTGGCCACTGGTTCTCCTCAACAGCCCGCTCAACGCGGCGATCACCGGCACCTTCCTCTACACCGACCAGGGCTTCGCCACCGGCGTGTTCACCGGTGCCATC
This window encodes:
- a CDS encoding SDR family NAD(P)-dependent oxidoreductase translates to MPVSFDFSGKVAIVTGGGSGIGEATAIALLKAGAKVAIAGRKADRLEAAAAAMRETTGGEVFCFATDVRVQEQCQALIEAVVAHFGRLDVLINNAGGARHAALRTAPVESWRQDMALNLDSAFFCSQSAYPHLKAAAAENGQAAIVNISSMAGNGGTMGCGGYSAAKAGLQMLTRVAAAEWGPKGIRVNAVAAGMIATPLARANWAKTGFDAASATTAFPLRRPGEPEEVARTVLFMASDAASYITGETLICGGGPTIKGMIDTDD
- a CDS encoding sulfotransferase — protein: MTDPLSPPARFAGSEAQLHEAAAALIDGWSDFGAGDYLRGLDVLLHSMDYDPRWSAEGRQRGWMTMANVLAARGHAIRSMAQTPGWDSHAIKAPIIITGVPRTGTTALHKLLAVDPQFQGLQTWITGAPQPRPPRDSWEANPRFQRSVAELEARHREKPAALAAHAMAAEEVDECCLILRQGFVSNLYTCGWSAQSYDLWRREASEAHCYAHFERVLRLVGSNEPDKRWLLKNPGHVENLDALFAQFPDAKVIHTHRDPAKAIPSLCALLIGNHSLFEEGRVEERAWQMGLAETEKWARAIRRAEPVRQAHAGQVLDVVHTDFHGDPMGTVERIYAFAGLELSDQVRADMAVRIEEKPELAHGPHRYSLEDFGLSAGLVREAFGDYVARFDLMEKRA
- a CDS encoding alcohol dehydrogenase catalytic domain-containing protein encodes the protein MKAAVYAGKGGAITIEELPDPVPGDGELVIRVQRCGICGTDLSMTKGEMFDFPAGQFGHEFAGEVVALGKGVEGFRLGQKLAVNPSGACGHCIGCAGHNHVMCREAPSFAQGFAEYARLPASLAVPLPDTLSLADGALIEPLAVSLYGVRRSGMKPGARVVVLGGGTVALYAIYWALALGAGKVVALSRSERRRDLCLAMGADAFVPFGANEVGETIEALGGPADLVFECVGAEGMMMKAIQHASVYGKVVSLGFCTKPDPLIPALAAYKCATIQFLVGYGMDEFLTIARDIDKGHVDPKAIITDTVPLAALPQTMDMLRGPNNETKVHVLC
- a CDS encoding carboxymuconolactone decarboxylase family protein, coding for MSDAEDKGLALFAEIYGQEAADGTREWYRKGEGFGVEQGRWTMEWAFGSVWTREGLDRRSRSCAVLGMLIGQGASEEIRYHTRMGLKNGLTRTEIEEIFYSAIPYAGFPKAATAKRAMLLGFEDYDKQENEQ
- a CDS encoding SDR family oxidoreductase — encoded protein: MSANLANDLAGLGYRGKTCVVTGGASGMGEQVARILGELGAKVHIVDIAEPKVPCESYTALDLSDFDAVRAAAEKLKALAPIHFLFPCAGLPPMVKGPLYCMRVNYVGTRLFVESLLPALEDGAGIALISSDAAMGWMKNLAQSLEMLAISDPDEAIAWVEADPEKRLRDGYTTSKEMLVVWTANAAVKLGLDRRIRLNCIGPCPTRTAFMDVQETALPDGFLDKWPYPSLGRMATAEDQAWPLVLLNSPLNAAITGTFLYTDQGFATGVFTGAIDPAFMGGSKL